A single genomic interval of Aegicerativicinus sediminis harbors:
- a CDS encoding regulatory protein RecX, with amino-acid sequence MIQVKTYTVEEAKRKMEHYCAYQERCHKEVREKLIKMRMIPNVIDLIITHLINENYLNEQRFANTYVLGKFRIKKWGKFRLAQELKKRELSKYTINKALSNISEKEYFETFDELAEKKFNSLRSTNKPTDRKKLADYLLYRGWEPQFVYDKVADLFSAK; translated from the coding sequence ATGATTCAAGTGAAAACCTATACTGTCGAGGAGGCAAAAAGGAAAATGGAGCACTATTGTGCTTACCAAGAACGGTGTCATAAAGAAGTACGAGAAAAGTTGATAAAAATGAGGATGATACCAAATGTCATCGATCTTATTATTACCCATTTAATCAATGAGAACTACCTGAATGAACAACGTTTTGCCAACACATATGTACTGGGAAAGTTCAGAATTAAAAAATGGGGAAAATTCCGGCTTGCTCAAGAACTGAAAAAGAGGGAACTTTCCAAATATACTATAAATAAAGCGTTGTCCAATATTTCTGAAAAGGAGTACTTCGAAACGTTTGATGAATTAGCAGAAAAAAAATTCAATTCACTTAGATCAACTAACAAGCCAACCGATAGGAAAAAATTGGCTGATTACCTATTATATAGGGGGTGGGAACCCCAATTTGTTTATGATAAGGTAGCTGATTTATTCAGTGCAAAATGA